A section of the Virgibacillus sp. NKC19-3 genome encodes:
- a CDS encoding IDEAL domain-containing protein has translation MKKEKRLLRYYRYEGEILKARKEIPFEFKLTARMMLDEQCFIWNKEKLEKAINNAIETGNKQEFINLSELFKQYVWE, from the coding sequence GTGAAAAAGGAAAAGCGGCTGTTGCGATATTATCGCTATGAGGGAGAAATCCTTAAAGCCAGAAAAGAAATCCCGTTTGAATTTAAACTTACAGCGCGAATGATGTTAGATGAACAATGTTTTATATGGAATAAGGAAAAATTGGAAAAAGCAATTAATAATGCTATTGAAACTGGAAATAAACAGGAATTTATAAACTTAAGTGAATTGTTCAAGCAGTATGTATGGGAATAA
- a CDS encoding alpha/beta-type small acid-soluble spore protein, with amino-acid sequence MANNNSNQLVVPGVQQALDQMKTEIAQEFGVNLGADSTSRSNGSVGGEITKRLVQTAQQQMNGQQ; translated from the coding sequence ATGGCTAATAACAATTCAAATCAACTAGTTGTACCTGGCGTACAGCAAGCACTTGATCAAATGAAAACTGAAATTGCTCAAGAATTTGGCGTTAATTTAGGCGCTGATTCAACTTCACGCTCTAACGGGTCTGTTGGTGGTGAAATCACGAAAAGACTTGTTCAAACTGCTCAACAACAAATGAATGGACAACAATAA
- the fumC gene encoding class II fumarate hydratase, with product MDYRIEKDTLGEIHVPATKYWGAQTQRSKQNFPIGNEQMPTEIIKAFAILKKSAAKANNDLGLLDNKKAEAIFYAADQILDGKLNDHFPLVVWQTGSGTQSNMNVNEVMAYVGNLWLEDAGSDLKLHPNDDINKSQSSNDTYPTAMHIASVLKLEDTVLPAVRTLKDTLKVKVDAFEDIVKIGRTHLQDATPLTLGQEISGWHRMLEKSEMMINESTHYLRELAIGGTAVGTGLNAHPDFSEKVCAAINTFTGKNFISAPNKFHALTSHDETVYAHGSLKALAADMLKIANDVRWLASGPRSGIGEITIPANEPGSSIMPGKVNPTQSEAVTMVAAQVMGNDATIGFAASQGNFELNVFKPVIAFNFLQSCQILADSILSFDERCAQGIEPNHEQIEKYLNDSLMLVTALNPHIGYENAAKIAKKAFNDNTTLKETAVELGLLTAEEFERYVNPEEMTYPK from the coding sequence ATGGATTATCGCATAGAAAAAGATACATTGGGAGAGATACATGTACCTGCAACTAAATATTGGGGTGCGCAGACACAGCGGAGTAAGCAAAATTTCCCAATCGGAAATGAACAAATGCCAACAGAAATTATCAAGGCATTTGCGATATTGAAGAAAAGTGCGGCAAAAGCTAATAACGACCTTGGCCTACTCGATAATAAAAAAGCAGAGGCTATTTTCTATGCAGCTGACCAAATTCTGGATGGTAAATTAAATGATCATTTTCCATTGGTGGTTTGGCAAACAGGTAGTGGTACACAATCGAATATGAATGTCAATGAAGTGATGGCATATGTAGGCAATCTATGGCTGGAGGATGCTGGCAGTGATTTAAAACTTCATCCAAATGATGATATCAATAAATCACAGAGTTCCAATGACACCTACCCAACAGCCATGCATATCGCTTCTGTTTTAAAACTGGAGGATACCGTACTTCCGGCTGTGCGCACATTAAAAGATACATTAAAAGTAAAAGTCGATGCATTTGAGGATATTGTAAAAATTGGACGGACACATTTGCAGGATGCAACCCCATTAACACTCGGGCAAGAGATAAGCGGATGGCATCGCATGCTGGAAAAATCCGAAATGATGATTAATGAAAGCACGCATTATTTAAGGGAGCTTGCTATTGGTGGAACGGCAGTAGGGACAGGCTTAAACGCACATCCAGATTTTTCAGAGAAGGTTTGTGCGGCAATTAATACATTTACAGGGAAAAATTTCATCTCCGCACCAAATAAATTTCATGCATTAACAAGTCATGATGAAACTGTTTATGCGCACGGATCATTAAAAGCACTGGCTGCAGATATGCTGAAAATAGCCAATGATGTTCGTTGGTTGGCAAGTGGCCCTCGTAGTGGTATTGGAGAAATTACGATCCCGGCAAATGAGCCTGGTAGTTCCATTATGCCAGGGAAAGTAAACCCAACACAGAGTGAGGCAGTAACTATGGTAGCAGCTCAAGTAATGGGAAATGATGCAACCATTGGTTTTGCAGCAAGCCAAGGGAATTTTGAATTAAATGTATTCAAGCCAGTGATTGCTTTCAACTTCTTGCAATCCTGTCAAATTTTGGCAGACAGCATTCTTTCATTTGATGAACGCTGTGCTCAAGGCATTGAACCAAATCACGAGCAAATCGAAAAATATTTAAACGATTCATTGATGCTTGTAACTGCATTAAATCCGCATATAGGCTATGAAAATGCAGCTAAAATCGCAAAAAAAGCATTTAATGATAATACCACGCTTAAAGAAACAGCGGTAGAACTGGGATTGCTGACTGCAGAGGAATTTGAAAGATACGTTAATCCTGAAGAAATGACATATCCAAAATAA
- a CDS encoding ABC transporter ATP-binding protein, producing the protein MAELRMENIQKTYDKKVTAVDDFNLDITDKEFIVFVGPSGCGKSTTLRMIAGLEEISEGALYIDDQKMNDVAPKDRDIAMVFQNYALYPHMNVYDNMAFGLKLRKFKKDEIERRVNNAAGILGLESYLDRKPKALSGGQRQRVALGRAIVRDAKVFLMDEPLSNLDAKLRVQMRAEIQKLHQRLKTTTIYVTHDQTEAMTMATRLVVMKDGFIQQVGAPKEVYDNPENIFVGGFIGSPSMNFLTGELTEGHFELEEIKIKVPEGKMKTLRDQGYVGKKVTLGIRPEDIHDEPAFLNASPETKITAEIDVAELMGAETYLYSKVKGQDFVAKVDSRSDIKGGASIDLAFDLNGAHFFDQETELRIR; encoded by the coding sequence ATGGCTGAATTACGTATGGAAAATATACAAAAAACCTATGACAAGAAAGTTACTGCAGTAGATGATTTTAATTTAGATATTACAGACAAAGAGTTTATCGTATTTGTTGGACCATCTGGTTGCGGGAAATCAACAACATTACGAATGATTGCAGGCCTGGAGGAAATTTCAGAGGGTGCATTATATATTGATGACCAGAAAATGAATGATGTTGCACCGAAAGATCGTGACATTGCTATGGTTTTCCAGAACTATGCATTGTACCCACATATGAACGTTTATGATAACATGGCATTCGGATTAAAACTTCGCAAATTTAAGAAAGATGAAATCGAAAGACGTGTGAATAATGCTGCTGGAATTTTAGGTTTGGAATCATACCTGGATCGTAAACCAAAAGCTTTATCAGGAGGTCAACGTCAGCGTGTAGCTTTGGGACGTGCTATTGTTCGGGATGCCAAGGTATTCTTAATGGATGAGCCATTATCAAACCTGGATGCTAAACTACGTGTACAAATGCGTGCTGAAATTCAAAAGCTTCATCAACGTTTAAAAACAACCACAATCTATGTAACCCATGACCAAACAGAGGCAATGACCATGGCAACCCGACTTGTTGTCATGAAAGACGGATTTATCCAACAAGTTGGTGCACCGAAAGAGGTTTATGATAACCCTGAAAATATATTTGTTGGCGGATTCATCGGCTCCCCATCTATGAACTTCCTTACCGGAGAATTAACGGAAGGACATTTCGAATTAGAAGAAATAAAAATAAAGGTCCCGGAAGGTAAAATGAAAACGTTGCGTGATCAGGGTTATGTTGGCAAAAAGGTGACCCTTGGCATTCGCCCGGAAGATATTCATGATGAGCCAGCATTTCTTAATGCTTCACCAGAAACTAAAATTACAGCAGAAATTGACGTTGCGGAATTAATGGGGGCAGAAACATATCTTTATTCAAAAGTAAAAGGGCAGGACTTTGTGGCAAAAGTCGATTCAAGATCAGATATAAAGGGTGGTGCCAGTATCGATTTGGCATTTGATTTAAACGGCGCTCATTTCTTTGATCAGGAAACAGAATTACGGATAAGATAA
- a CDS encoding metallophosphoesterase family protein → MANQISFIHAADLHLDSLFKGLAGAPDHIFQEILESTFTALDYLIQVAIDKQVDFVLIAGDLFDNEKQSLKAQVRLRRAFEKLESHDIHVYASHGNHDYINGNMHPVTYPDNVHIFPDEQVRQFVYHKDDQTEVAIYGFSYENRAVLTKKVDEYRVTDPSIPYHIAMLHGSVQSNTEHDTYAPFQVQDLVEYPFDYWALGHIHQREILKQDPPIVYPGNIQGRHRKETGEKGCYHVVLTETGADMTFIPLQAIRFHILTVDVSMCNEIHQIENKIQEALKNCVCSTPMLIDLTLTGDNSKLKEWENENDLDEVIELVNETRTHQQNWKFIFRYSLETYHSLLDTDLYKGEHFIGELARHFEEVAIQPFLKELYQHKQARKYIEPLNQTDEEFVKTQAKQLLFMELLKD, encoded by the coding sequence ATGGCGAATCAAATTTCATTTATCCATGCAGCAGATCTGCATTTAGATAGTCTGTTTAAAGGATTAGCAGGTGCGCCTGATCATATTTTTCAGGAAATACTGGAAAGTACATTTACTGCGCTTGACTATTTGATCCAGGTCGCGATTGATAAACAGGTTGATTTCGTGCTTATAGCAGGTGATTTGTTTGATAATGAAAAACAAAGCTTAAAGGCACAGGTACGCTTGCGACGCGCTTTTGAAAAACTTGAATCCCATGACATACATGTTTATGCGTCGCATGGGAACCATGATTACATAAATGGAAACATGCATCCGGTTACCTATCCGGATAATGTGCATATTTTTCCGGATGAGCAGGTGAGGCAATTTGTGTATCATAAAGATGATCAAACAGAGGTGGCTATTTATGGATTTAGCTATGAAAATCGTGCAGTATTAACGAAGAAAGTGGATGAATATAGGGTGACAGATCCTTCTATTCCATACCACATCGCCATGCTACATGGGAGTGTTCAAAGTAATACAGAACATGATACTTATGCCCCTTTCCAAGTTCAAGATTTAGTGGAATATCCCTTTGACTACTGGGCACTTGGTCATATTCATCAGCGAGAGATATTAAAACAAGATCCGCCGATTGTTTATCCTGGAAATATTCAGGGGCGACATCGAAAAGAAACCGGTGAAAAAGGCTGCTACCATGTTGTACTAACAGAAACAGGTGCTGACATGACTTTTATTCCACTTCAAGCCATACGATTTCATATACTAACGGTTGATGTATCGATGTGCAATGAAATTCATCAAATCGAAAATAAAATTCAAGAAGCGTTGAAAAATTGCGTTTGCTCTACACCAATGCTTATTGATCTGACGTTAACCGGCGACAATTCAAAGCTCAAGGAATGGGAGAATGAAAACGATCTTGACGAAGTTATCGAACTTGTTAATGAAACACGAACCCATCAACAAAATTGGAAGTTTATTTTCAGATATTCCTTGGAAACGTATCATTCTTTGTTAGATACAGATTTATATAAAGGCGAACATTTCATTGGAGAATTAGCTCGTCATTTTGAAGAAGTAGCGATCCAGCCTTTTTTGAAAGAATTATATCAGCATAAACAAGCGCGAAAATATATCGAACCATTAAACCAAACAGATGAGGAGTTCGTAAAAACACAAGCAAAGCAACTATTATTCATGGAGCTACTTAAAGATTGA
- a CDS encoding PucR family transcriptional regulator, translated as MLNQLQNIFPSMIKYNDHDHNINDNYQWFITDMNNIIGIDKDELTTKDISILTAFLTPYDIQFPVPTENEKTWKQRINNGAQNEAVTPYRFVYFSIKKNQTDPKSFKEALDAFFTKSVPILWENENEGIIIEEQTAETEENISYGQIIDVLMSDLYVKIKFLVGPYLDNLKDIHRYYHLFLKGAEIAFTYSDKSVITYTDAITYNLLDQVDVKLKREITAIVLKEFATDEDVLHTIKTFIECNLNVSLAAKELYMHRNSLQYRLDKFIEKTDMDVRQFNQAMVVYLALLANMHKSK; from the coding sequence ATGCTTAACCAATTGCAAAACATTTTTCCATCAATGATTAAATATAACGATCATGACCATAACATAAATGACAATTATCAATGGTTCATTACCGATATGAACAACATTATCGGTATTGATAAAGACGAATTAACAACCAAAGATATTTCGATCTTAACTGCTTTTCTAACACCCTATGATATACAATTTCCCGTACCTACAGAAAATGAAAAGACATGGAAACAACGCATAAATAATGGTGCCCAAAACGAAGCAGTAACACCTTATCGTTTTGTCTATTTTTCCATTAAGAAAAACCAGACAGATCCCAAATCATTTAAAGAGGCACTCGATGCATTTTTTACAAAATCCGTCCCCATTTTATGGGAAAACGAAAATGAAGGCATCATCATTGAAGAACAAACAGCTGAAACAGAAGAGAACATTTCCTATGGACAAATTATTGATGTATTAATGAGTGACCTCTATGTAAAAATTAAATTCCTGGTTGGTCCTTATTTAGATAATCTAAAGGATATACACCGCTATTACCATTTGTTTCTAAAAGGAGCTGAAATAGCATTTACATACTCGGATAAATCAGTTATTACTTATACCGATGCTATTACCTATAACCTACTTGATCAAGTAGATGTAAAATTAAAGCGTGAAATAACTGCAATCGTACTAAAAGAATTTGCAACAGATGAAGACGTCCTACATACAATCAAAACTTTTATCGAATGCAACTTAAATGTATCCCTTGCAGCGAAAGAATTATATATGCATCGCAATAGTCTGCAATATCGATTGGATAAATTTATCGAAAAAACAGATATGGATGTACGCCAATTTAACCAGGCAATGGTTGTTTATTTAGCATTACTAGCAAACATGCACAAAAGCAAGTGA
- a CDS encoding ATP-binding protein, translated as MHATIYGFGKWVDYDIDFTSESVQIIYGENESGKTTLQKFILFMLFGLPPKQRAFYRPKTSGKMGGRLTIVDPIEGTYTIERLDEVRNGAAICFTDDGQEHDETWLKDRLNGMTYSTYQSIFSFSAFDLHALTEMKEDDFGEVLLGIGLTGSNNIYAIEKKLDNQIGELFKPYGKKPVMNQQLEVLNERFKHLHTFQAEEAQYREKKAKAASLTDEINTLHHELQQEKKNLLSIEKHQHALPIIHDYHHCSKQLASYPADIDFPENGVDRLEKVNEKLLPLTSELAAWEDNQKQYQEKISALKEELENKSVHNHGQELLRKKEQYKQNEKDLERLQAAIHKKDMQINAGLDELNIALNAVDLASIEFPFYIEKTWNQLKNDADQLHLEEKQLQQERNQAKQQRNYVINQQQELEEGLLTEERYHELHEKINEQKEHDVLQKLKRYAADKRNEWEEIKQATDKKSRNLLLASILFSLLAGIGGIITNSIWIFYLIPLFVIIGIGGWLWGRSTITNIENMLLQENPQAPAMQATDEEREEAERLLALHDKYANELQSLKEQLKAIDIQFIQWDEKRRIHVEREEELNARIAAQHETYPFLRDIEISYWPECFHHLRRLLNLDQERRHNDREFYQLQVTQEEIRQEANAFLQSTKWETPATTMDDAFATIERLINTYQTAMKQLENYENLIAENRQQQRALKQKMRTYEKEITALLDIAQVESIDAFYKKAKQLEEKQEIEATIKQSLEQLSVTFSQAALKQALEENNDQDTMEIMHQQSQSKIDQVELNINEKRHQLAEINATLKTLESSESLSETAHRFQMETEYLNKQAKQWAIVKTAKEMLIETKRNYRNKYINRVIDQATHYFEKITGNAYIKIYAPTANRPFQVEANDHLRYTVNELSQGTIDQLYIALRIAISEIMSDRHQLPFIIDDAFVHFDTMRTNRIMEIMEEIAKEQQMIIFTCKDEVVECSKSAEIMRLGNTVRINE; from the coding sequence ATGCATGCAACGATTTATGGTTTTGGTAAATGGGTTGATTATGACATTGATTTTACGAGTGAATCCGTTCAAATCATCTATGGAGAAAATGAATCTGGGAAAACAACCTTGCAGAAGTTCATTCTTTTTATGTTATTTGGCTTACCACCGAAACAGCGTGCTTTTTACCGTCCAAAAACAAGCGGGAAAATGGGTGGTAGATTGACCATTGTTGATCCGATCGAAGGAACATATACAATCGAGCGACTGGATGAGGTCAGAAATGGTGCGGCAATATGTTTCACTGATGATGGACAAGAACATGATGAAACGTGGTTAAAAGATCGTTTGAATGGGATGACATACAGCACGTATCAATCCATTTTTTCCTTCTCGGCTTTCGATTTACATGCACTTACAGAAATGAAAGAGGATGATTTTGGGGAAGTGTTGCTCGGTATTGGTTTAACCGGGTCAAATAATATTTATGCGATTGAAAAAAAGTTAGATAATCAAATTGGCGAGTTATTCAAGCCCTATGGAAAAAAGCCAGTAATGAATCAGCAACTTGAGGTATTGAACGAACGCTTTAAACATTTACATACGTTTCAAGCTGAGGAGGCGCAATACCGGGAAAAGAAAGCAAAAGCAGCCTCCTTAACAGATGAAATCAATACATTGCATCATGAGCTGCAACAGGAAAAAAAGAACCTGCTTTCGATAGAAAAGCATCAGCATGCATTACCGATTATTCATGATTATCATCATTGCTCCAAACAATTGGCAAGCTATCCTGCTGACATTGATTTCCCTGAAAATGGTGTCGATCGTCTGGAAAAAGTAAATGAAAAATTACTTCCTTTAACGAGTGAACTTGCTGCCTGGGAAGATAATCAAAAACAGTATCAGGAAAAAATATCAGCCCTAAAAGAAGAGCTGGAGAATAAATCTGTTCACAACCATGGGCAAGAACTACTCCGAAAAAAGGAACAATATAAACAAAATGAAAAGGACCTGGAAAGACTGCAAGCCGCAATCCATAAGAAAGACATGCAAATAAATGCAGGACTTGATGAATTGAATATCGCGTTAAACGCAGTTGATTTAGCTTCTATTGAATTTCCTTTTTATATCGAGAAAACATGGAATCAGCTGAAAAATGATGCCGATCAGCTGCACTTAGAAGAAAAACAATTGCAGCAAGAGAGAAACCAGGCAAAACAGCAACGAAATTATGTGATTAATCAGCAGCAAGAACTGGAAGAAGGATTGCTAACGGAGGAACGTTACCATGAACTGCATGAAAAAATAAATGAACAAAAAGAACATGATGTATTACAAAAGCTAAAACGTTATGCTGCCGATAAACGAAATGAATGGGAGGAAATCAAACAGGCGACAGACAAGAAAAGTAGGAATCTTTTGCTTGCAAGCATCTTATTCTCGTTATTGGCAGGTATAGGCGGGATCATTACAAATAGTATATGGATTTTCTATCTTATACCACTATTTGTTATCATCGGCATCGGGGGATGGCTATGGGGGAGAAGCACCATCACAAATATAGAAAATATGTTACTCCAAGAAAATCCCCAAGCACCTGCAATGCAGGCGACAGATGAAGAAAGAGAAGAGGCAGAAAGGTTACTTGCTCTCCATGATAAATATGCCAATGAATTACAGTCTTTAAAAGAACAATTAAAGGCTATCGATATCCAGTTTATTCAATGGGATGAAAAGCGTCGAATACATGTGGAGAGGGAAGAAGAATTAAATGCGCGAATAGCTGCCCAACACGAAACTTATCCATTTTTACGTGACATCGAAATCAGTTACTGGCCTGAATGCTTTCATCATTTGAGGCGCCTTTTAAACTTAGATCAAGAACGCCGGCACAATGACAGAGAATTCTACCAACTACAAGTAACCCAAGAAGAGATACGCCAAGAAGCTAATGCGTTTTTACAATCAACAAAATGGGAAACTCCTGCTACAACGATGGATGATGCATTTGCAACGATTGAACGGTTAATAAATACGTATCAAACTGCAATGAAGCAGTTGGAAAACTACGAAAACTTAATTGCAGAAAACAGGCAACAACAACGCGCTCTCAAACAAAAGATGCGCACGTATGAAAAAGAAATAACGGCTTTACTGGACATCGCGCAGGTAGAAAGTATCGATGCATTTTATAAGAAAGCAAAACAATTGGAGGAGAAACAAGAGATTGAAGCAACCATCAAACAGAGTCTTGAACAGCTTAGTGTGACCTTTTCACAAGCTGCTTTGAAACAAGCGCTTGAAGAAAACAATGATCAAGATACAATGGAAATCATGCATCAGCAATCGCAATCTAAAATTGATCAAGTGGAATTAAATATCAATGAAAAACGGCATCAACTTGCTGAAATAAATGCAACACTTAAGACATTGGAATCATCTGAGTCGCTTTCTGAAACGGCCCATCGATTTCAAATGGAGACGGAGTATTTAAATAAACAGGCGAAACAATGGGCTATTGTAAAGACAGCGAAGGAAATGCTTATCGAAACAAAGCGTAACTACCGGAATAAATATATAAATAGAGTGATCGATCAAGCGACCCACTATTTTGAAAAAATAACAGGAAACGCATATATCAAGATTTATGCGCCTACTGCTAATAGGCCATTTCAAGTAGAAGCAAATGATCATCTACGTTATACAGTGAATGAATTATCTCAAGGAACCATTGATCAATTGTATATTGCACTACGGATAGCAATAAGTGAGATAATGAGTGACAGGCATCAATTACCATTTATCATTGATGATGCGTTTGTACATTTTGATACCATGCGTACAAATCGGATTATGGAAATTATGGAGGAAATCGCCAAAGAGCAACAAATGATCATTTTTACGTGTAAGGACGAAGTGGTTGAATGTTCAAAAAGTGCTGAAATTATGCGTTTGGGGAATACAGTTCGCATAAATGAATAA
- a CDS encoding YlbF family regulator, which produces MPNIYDSAYDLEKAIRESDEFKNLQVAYEAVMADESAKQMFNNFRDTQMSLQEKQMQGQEITEEEVQKAQQVVELVQQHSEISKLMEEEQRLNTVINDVSRIITAPLEELYGNPEETTE; this is translated from the coding sequence GTGCCAAATATTTATGATAGTGCATATGACTTAGAAAAAGCAATTCGTGAAAGTGATGAGTTTAAAAATCTGCAAGTAGCCTATGAAGCGGTGATGGCTGATGAATCTGCTAAGCAAATGTTTAACAATTTCCGTGATACCCAAATGAGTTTACAGGAAAAACAAATGCAGGGACAGGAAATCACCGAAGAAGAGGTACAAAAGGCACAACAGGTTGTCGAACTCGTTCAACAACATAGTGAGATTTCCAAATTAATGGAAGAGGAACAGCGATTGAACACAGTAATCAATGATGTGAGTCGTATTATTACTGCACCATTAGAAGAGCTGTACGGCAATCCGGAAGAAACAACAGAATAA
- a CDS encoding enoyl-CoA hydratase-related protein: MDTVILESYNHTSFIYLNRPERYNAFNKKMLKELWNVLETVEKNDDKIVMLAGYGNAFSAGGDVGMMKDFADKEFFDDVMKTIGKIVLKLYMMPKIVLSAVHGSAAGLGLSLALTADYVIAQHETRLGMLFLGIGLAPDGGGHFLLKERLGTNKAKQFTWNLKQVDGQQAMAMGLVDILTDKQVVKEAIDIGQKLLDMPLTAMLKTKMIYHMKQRKLLEYYVEEERKAQWELRHTMDHQEGVQAFLEKRKPEFKGE, from the coding sequence TTGGACACGGTAATATTGGAAAGCTATAACCATACTTCGTTTATTTATTTGAATCGCCCAGAGCGCTATAATGCATTTAACAAAAAAATGCTGAAAGAATTATGGAACGTCTTGGAAACGGTTGAGAAAAATGATGATAAAATTGTTATGTTAGCCGGATATGGAAATGCCTTCTCTGCTGGTGGAGATGTCGGGATGATGAAGGATTTTGCGGATAAGGAATTCTTTGATGATGTCATGAAGACGATTGGAAAAATTGTACTAAAACTCTATATGATGCCAAAGATTGTTCTTTCCGCGGTTCATGGGTCTGCTGCCGGATTAGGTCTTAGTTTAGCTTTGACGGCAGATTACGTCATTGCTCAACATGAAACGAGGTTGGGGATGCTATTTCTTGGAATCGGTTTAGCACCAGATGGTGGAGGTCATTTTTTACTGAAAGAGCGTCTTGGCACGAATAAGGCCAAGCAGTTCACATGGAACTTGAAACAAGTCGATGGGCAACAGGCAATGGCAATGGGACTTGTTGATATATTGACAGACAAACAAGTAGTTAAAGAAGCAATAGATATCGGACAAAAGCTTCTGGATATGCCATTAACGGCAATGCTTAAAACAAAAATGATATACCATATGAAGCAAAGAAAACTACTCGAGTATTATGTAGAGGAAGAAAGAAAAGCACAATGGGAACTGAGACATACGATGGACCATCAGGAAGGTGTACAGGCATTTTTAGAAAAAAGAAAGCCGGAATTTAAAGGGGAGTAA
- a CDS encoding ABC transporter ATP-binding protein: MTLKIKDVTKRFGNHMAVDHLSLEIPEKEMFGFLGGNGAGKTTTFRMILGLLDITEGEISWNGERINYDKSHLIGYLPEERGLYPKLKVREQIVYLGKLRGMRKDAIITELEAWLNRFKVPEYMDKKIEELSKGNQQKIQFISAIIHKPKLLILDEPFSGLDPVNVEMLKEAVIDLKERGTSIVFSSHQMEHVEELCEHLCILHKGKPVVQGTLPEIKRAYGRKSLVIHADFPLEFLQDYPGIVSYKRVTEGCELEIENETVARGVFTELQGNGFVRKFELEEPTLNDIFIEKVGASYE, encoded by the coding sequence TTGACATTGAAAATCAAAGATGTAACAAAGCGGTTTGGTAATCATATGGCGGTCGACCATTTATCACTTGAAATACCAGAGAAAGAAATGTTTGGTTTTTTAGGCGGAAATGGAGCAGGAAAGACAACGACCTTCCGCATGATCTTAGGACTACTGGACATTACAGAAGGGGAAATTTCCTGGAATGGGGAGAGGATTAATTATGATAAAAGTCATTTGATCGGTTACCTGCCGGAAGAGAGAGGACTTTATCCGAAATTAAAGGTAAGAGAGCAAATTGTTTATCTTGGCAAATTACGAGGAATGCGTAAAGATGCGATAATCACTGAACTAGAGGCATGGCTCAATCGATTCAAAGTACCGGAATACATGGATAAAAAAATAGAAGAATTATCGAAGGGAAACCAGCAAAAAATCCAATTTATTTCGGCGATTATCCATAAACCAAAATTACTAATCTTAGATGAGCCGTTTTCCGGCCTCGATCCGGTTAATGTAGAAATGTTGAAAGAAGCTGTGATTGACTTGAAAGAAAGAGGAACATCGATTGTATTTTCATCCCATCAAATGGAGCATGTAGAGGAGTTATGTGAGCACTTATGCATTCTACATAAAGGTAAACCAGTAGTTCAGGGGACGTTACCGGAGATAAAACGAGCTTATGGCAGGAAGAGCTTAGTTATTCATGCTGATTTTCCGTTAGAATTTTTACAGGATTATCCCGGTATCGTTAGTTATAAAAGGGTAACAGAAGGCTGTGAGTTGGAGATTGAAAATGAGACAGTCGCGCGAGGTGTCTTTACGGAATTGCAAGGAAACGGATTTGTTCGTAAATTTGAGCTTGAAGAGCCCACGTTAAATGATATTTTCATTGAGAAAGTTGGTGCTTCTTATGAATAA
- a CDS encoding YhzD family protein — protein sequence MKSYALTVFSQTGEKLLDESFEAGSVDEAKEIGQSRLEKEGYSEYTHRCVTSDAKLILFHR from the coding sequence TTGAAATCATATGCATTAACTGTCTTCTCTCAAACTGGTGAAAAATTACTGGATGAGTCCTTTGAGGCGGGAAGCGTTGACGAAGCAAAGGAAATTGGTCAATCACGATTGGAAAAAGAAGGATACAGCGAGTATACTCACCGATGTGTAACGTCAGATGCCAAATTAATATTATTTCATCGGTAA